A single genomic interval of Devosia oryziradicis harbors:
- a CDS encoding heme ABC transporter ATP-binding protein has product MTGGLAVRDVSVRLGAQTILDAVDVVAEPGTVTGLIGPNGAGKSTLLHTILGLTPTEGGSVTFEGADLLAMPRRSRAQIAAFVEQSASTEARLTAHEVVMLGRIPFQTVWQVAPTPQDTQVADAALASVDMTSFAGRLYHTLSGGEQQRVQIARALAQQPRLLLLDEPTSHLDIHAQLATLSQLRLRAVAGTTVVLALHDLNLAAGFCDRLVLLHNGKVVATGTPEEVLTPPLLRSVYGVEATVLRHPDSGRPLIAYDLHG; this is encoded by the coding sequence ATGACCGGCGGCCTCGCGGTCCGCGATGTCAGTGTGCGGCTGGGCGCGCAGACAATTCTCGATGCGGTCGACGTGGTCGCCGAACCGGGCACTGTGACTGGCCTTATTGGGCCCAATGGCGCCGGCAAATCCACCCTGCTGCACACTATTCTGGGCCTGACCCCCACCGAGGGAGGCTCGGTCACCTTCGAGGGCGCCGACCTGCTGGCGATGCCGCGCCGCAGCCGGGCACAGATTGCCGCTTTCGTGGAGCAAAGCGCCAGCACCGAGGCAAGGTTGACCGCGCATGAAGTGGTCATGCTGGGCCGCATCCCGTTTCAGACCGTGTGGCAGGTCGCACCCACGCCCCAGGACACACAAGTGGCCGACGCGGCCCTGGCCTCCGTTGACATGACGAGCTTCGCCGGGCGGCTCTATCACACCCTGTCCGGGGGCGAACAGCAGCGCGTACAGATTGCTCGCGCTCTGGCCCAGCAGCCACGCCTGCTGCTGCTGGATGAGCCGACCAGCCATCTCGACATCCATGCGCAACTGGCGACGTTGAGCCAGTTGCGGCTGCGCGCCGTGGCTGGAACGACGGTGGTGCTTGCCCTGCACGACCTCAACCTGGCGGCCGGATTCTGCGATCGTCTCGTCCTGCTGCACAACGGCAAGGTGGTTGCCACTGGAACCCCCGAGGAGGTGCTGACCCCTCCCCTGCTACGCTCGGTCTATGGAGTCGAGGCGACGGTCTTGCGCCATCCCGACAGCGGACGGCCGCTGATCGCCTACGACCTGCACGGCTAA
- a CDS encoding TIGR03842 family LLM class F420-dependent oxidoreductase, with translation MEFGITFKGFIEAERARYLVRAAEYAGFSYCWFYDSHILWRDCYAAIAMCMEHTTKMRFGPLVTNPDVRDWSVAASIFGSLSKQSGGRFDLAVGRGDSSMRVMGKKPATLARVADFIAKTQAMVRGEEVSYGEIPAAVKFPWAVGHEMPSWIAAYGPLALKTAGEHADGVVLQLADPGLCKWFTDQCIEAGKAAGKDMSKFRSMAAAPAYFGDKARAIEATKWFPAMVGNHVADIVEKYGADSDQIPKSLTSYIEKRRGYDYSKHGQSDNPFLDFITPDVVENFCVLGEPDDHIAKMHALKDAGVTQFNIYLDSGDEEEIIANYGRHVIPAFR, from the coding sequence ATGGAATTCGGCATCACCTTCAAAGGATTCATCGAAGCCGAGCGAGCCCGCTATCTGGTGCGTGCGGCGGAATATGCCGGCTTCAGCTATTGCTGGTTCTATGACTCCCACATCCTGTGGCGCGATTGCTATGCCGCAATCGCCATGTGCATGGAACACACCACCAAGATGCGCTTCGGCCCGCTGGTGACCAATCCCGATGTCCGCGATTGGTCGGTCGCCGCGTCGATTTTTGGTTCGCTCTCCAAACAAAGCGGCGGGCGTTTTGACCTGGCCGTTGGCCGCGGCGACAGCTCCATGCGCGTCATGGGCAAGAAGCCGGCTACCCTGGCCCGCGTCGCCGACTTCATCGCTAAGACCCAGGCCATGGTGCGCGGCGAGGAAGTCTCCTATGGCGAAATCCCAGCAGCGGTGAAATTCCCCTGGGCCGTCGGCCACGAAATGCCGAGCTGGATCGCTGCCTATGGGCCGCTCGCCCTCAAGACCGCCGGCGAACATGCCGACGGCGTGGTGCTGCAGCTGGCCGATCCTGGGCTCTGCAAGTGGTTCACCGACCAGTGCATCGAAGCCGGAAAGGCGGCGGGCAAGGACATGTCCAAGTTCCGCTCCATGGCTGCCGCGCCGGCCTATTTCGGCGACAAGGCGCGCGCCATTGAGGCGACCAAGTGGTTCCCGGCCATGGTGGGCAATCACGTCGCCGATATCGTCGAGAAATACGGTGCCGACAGCGATCAGATCCCCAAGAGCCTCACCAGCTATATCGAGAAGCGCCGTGGCTACGACTATTCCAAGCACGGGCAGTCGGATAACCCGTTCCTCGACTTCATTACGCCTGACGTCGTCGAAAACTTCTGTGTGTTGGGTGAGCCCGACGACCACATCGCCAAGATGCATGCCCTCAAGGATGCGGGCGTGACCCAGTTCAACATCTATCTCGATAGCGGTGACGAAGAAGAGATCATCGCCAATTACGGCCGGCACGTCATACCGGCCTTCCGCTAG